One region of Culex pipiens pallens isolate TS chromosome 2, TS_CPP_V2, whole genome shotgun sequence genomic DNA includes:
- the LOC120416024 gene encoding DNA polymerase subunit gamma-2, mitochondrial-like, whose product MRYACDPGRFFISDPRQDADTRVQSVAIKSRLGGEELTLEQLELFPADAAALEEELGDFRFKVGRTSSKRIRPSMLRLRQCVEVATLQIVLDAFESGGDASVRIHRKLAPFKCGIVCLSDDPALMPELRDLAKHLCNVLRKANLPVLDCSERNGGRSLAKQLHHLDSIAVPYCLLLRDQCLQSGLFQLRSRDTTLSETIHISDLPE is encoded by the exons ATGCGTTACGCGTGCGATCCGGGCCGGTTCTTCATTTCGGACCCCCGCCAGGATGCGGACACGCGCGTTCAATCCGTCGCCATCAAGAGTCGCCTTGGCGGAGAGGAACTCACGCTGGAACAGCTGGAACTCTTTCCGGCGGACGCCGCCGCCCTAGAGGAAGAGCTGGGGGACTTTCGATTCAAGGTGGGCCGAACCAGCAGTAAAAGGATTCGGCCCAGTATGCTGCGGCTGCGTCAGTGCGTCGAAGTGGCCACGCTGCAGATCGTGCTGGATGCGTTTGAAAGTGGCGGCGATGCAAGCGTGAGGATTCATCGCAAGCTGGCGCCGTTCAAGTGTGGTATCGTGTGTCTTTCCGACG ACCCCGCCCTAATGCCGGAGTTGCGCGACCTGGCCAAACACCTGTGCAACGTGCTGCGCAAAGCGAACCTTCCCGTGCTCGACTGCTCCGAGCGTAACGGCGGTCGTTCCCTGGCCAAACAGCTGCACCACCTCGACTCGATTGCCGTCCCGTACTGCCTGCTGCTGCGCGACCAGTGTCTCCAGAGTGGCCTCTTTCAGCTGCGGTCCCGCGACACCACCCTCAGCGAAACGATTCACATCTCGGATTTACcagaataa
- the LOC120416026 gene encoding glutamyl-tRNA(Gln) amidotransferase subunit C-4, mitochondrial: MIRIPFHLRQPPGRTLHSLVRSFASTKPADLSGTQEKSTRQKINFHELKHPSKVPQRPHKSTIDGQSTPTRIPVDAQTVQLLERLSLVDLDSAEAHRTLEDAIEFASQILSVDTDGLEPLYTVLERERLTLREDRVSDGNIQQDVLRNARVTEEENFVAPPENIPLEQEPRK, from the coding sequence ATGATTAGAATTCCGTTCCATCTACGACAACCCCCGGGACGCACCCTCCACTCGCTGGTGAGGAGCTTTGCCTCAACGAAGCCGGCCGATTTATCCGGGACACAGGAAAAGAGCACCCGGCAAAAGATCAATTTCCACGAGCTTAAACATCCGAGCAAGGTTCCCCAGCGTCCACACAAATCTACGATTGACGGCCAGTCGACACCAACCCGCATCCCGGTGGACGCCCAAACGGTGCAGCTGCTGGAGCGGTTAAGCCTGGTGGATCTGGACAGCGCCGAGGCCCACCGGACGCTCGAGGACGCGATCGAGTTTGCGTCGCAGATTCTGTCCGTGGACACCGATGGCTTAGAACCGCTGTACACGGTGCTAGAGCGGGAGCGGTTGAcgctgcgcgaggaccgcgtgTCCGACGGGAACATCCAGCAGGATGTGCTGAGGAATGCACGTGTTACCGAGGAGGAGAACTTTGTGGCGCCACCGGAAAATATTCCACTCGAGCAGGAACCGAGGAAGTGA